A region from the Xenopus laevis strain J_2021 chromosome 4S, Xenopus_laevis_v10.1, whole genome shotgun sequence genome encodes:
- the fut5.S gene encoding 3-galactosyl-N-acetylglucosaminide 4-alpha-L-fucosyltransferase FUT3 isoform X1, producing MAWLCILPPKWKLSVMWRMLKSANIQTVIIVFLLILLIGSWKSSFSPFSTKKEDRHCPELANIPLEKPKHDPELLILIWTWPFGETFPLDTCSSVYGISGCKLTADRNLYGQANAIIIHHFDIMHDKGLLPKEPRPLHQRWVWFNLEPPFIIKNVNIMGNLMNMTMTYRTDSDIPLPYGWLKTLKEPPRVDIPKKSKLVAWVVSKWYPGAQRIQYYEELKKHIHIDVYGKMHKKLSWEDFYSTIGQYKFYLAFENVNHKDYITEKLWENSFNTGTVPVVLGAPRENYEKFIPADSFIHVDDFLSAQDLAAFLLELDKDDYRYRQYFNWRSSYGVVRNIGWDNHYCKACKVLQQSQGYQVIPDLAKWFI from the exons ATGGCGTGGCTCTGTATCCTGCCACCAAAATGGAAACTAAG tgTGATGTGGAGGATGCTAAAATCAGCCAACATACAAACTGTAATCATTGTCTTTCTCTTAATTCTGCTCATTGGTTCTTGGAAATCAAGTTTCTCTCCATTTTCCACCAAGAAAGAAGATCGGCACTGCCCTGAGCTAGCGAATATCCCTTTAGAGAAACCTAAACATGACCCAGAACTTCTCATACTTATATGGACTTGGCCTTTTGGAGAAACTTTCCCTTTGGATACTTGCAGTTCTGTTTATGGAATCTCGGGGTGCAAACTGACAGCTGATAGGAACTTATATGGCCAGGCAAATGCTATCATCATCCATCACTTTGATATAATGCATGACAAAGGGTTATTGCCAAAGGAACCAAGACCTCTCCATCAACGTTGGGTTTGGTTCAACCTTGAACCTCCCTTTATAATAAAGAATGTCAACATAATGGGCAACCTTATGAATATGACCATGACTTACCGCACAGACTCTGATATCCCTCTCCCGTATGGCTGGCTGAAAACATTGAAGGAGCCACCAAGAGTTGATATCCCCAAAAAGTCAAAGTTGGTAGCTTGGGTGGTCAGTAAGTGGTACCCAGGTGCACAACGCATTCAGTATTATGAGGAGCTTAAGAAGCATATCCACATTGACGTGTATGGAAAAATGCATAAGAAACTGAGCTGGGAAGATTTCTATAGCACCATTGGACAATATAAGTTTTATTTGGCCTTTGAAAATGTTAATCACAAAGATTATATCACTGAGAAGTTATGGGAGAACTCATTTAACACAGGGACTGTACCAGTAGTGCTTGGGGCTCCCAgggaaaactatgaaaaatttaTACCCGCTGATTCCTTTATTCACGTGGATGATTTCTTAAGTGCTCAGGATCTGGCCGCCTTTCTTCTAGAACTAGACAAAGATGACTACAGATACCGACAGTATTTCAACTGGAGATCCAGTTACGGAGTGGTTAGGAACATAGGTTGGGATAACCATTACTGCAAAGCTTGCAAAGTTCTACAGCAATCCCAAGGTTATCAAGTCATTCCAGACTTGgccaaatggtttatttaa
- the fut5.S gene encoding 3-galactosyl-N-acetylglucosaminide 4-alpha-L-fucosyltransferase FUT3 isoform X2, which translates to MWRMLKSANIQTVIIVFLLILLIGSWKSSFSPFSTKKEDRHCPELANIPLEKPKHDPELLILIWTWPFGETFPLDTCSSVYGISGCKLTADRNLYGQANAIIIHHFDIMHDKGLLPKEPRPLHQRWVWFNLEPPFIIKNVNIMGNLMNMTMTYRTDSDIPLPYGWLKTLKEPPRVDIPKKSKLVAWVVSKWYPGAQRIQYYEELKKHIHIDVYGKMHKKLSWEDFYSTIGQYKFYLAFENVNHKDYITEKLWENSFNTGTVPVVLGAPRENYEKFIPADSFIHVDDFLSAQDLAAFLLELDKDDYRYRQYFNWRSSYGVVRNIGWDNHYCKACKVLQQSQGYQVIPDLAKWFI; encoded by the coding sequence ATGTGGAGGATGCTAAAATCAGCCAACATACAAACTGTAATCATTGTCTTTCTCTTAATTCTGCTCATTGGTTCTTGGAAATCAAGTTTCTCTCCATTTTCCACCAAGAAAGAAGATCGGCACTGCCCTGAGCTAGCGAATATCCCTTTAGAGAAACCTAAACATGACCCAGAACTTCTCATACTTATATGGACTTGGCCTTTTGGAGAAACTTTCCCTTTGGATACTTGCAGTTCTGTTTATGGAATCTCGGGGTGCAAACTGACAGCTGATAGGAACTTATATGGCCAGGCAAATGCTATCATCATCCATCACTTTGATATAATGCATGACAAAGGGTTATTGCCAAAGGAACCAAGACCTCTCCATCAACGTTGGGTTTGGTTCAACCTTGAACCTCCCTTTATAATAAAGAATGTCAACATAATGGGCAACCTTATGAATATGACCATGACTTACCGCACAGACTCTGATATCCCTCTCCCGTATGGCTGGCTGAAAACATTGAAGGAGCCACCAAGAGTTGATATCCCCAAAAAGTCAAAGTTGGTAGCTTGGGTGGTCAGTAAGTGGTACCCAGGTGCACAACGCATTCAGTATTATGAGGAGCTTAAGAAGCATATCCACATTGACGTGTATGGAAAAATGCATAAGAAACTGAGCTGGGAAGATTTCTATAGCACCATTGGACAATATAAGTTTTATTTGGCCTTTGAAAATGTTAATCACAAAGATTATATCACTGAGAAGTTATGGGAGAACTCATTTAACACAGGGACTGTACCAGTAGTGCTTGGGGCTCCCAgggaaaactatgaaaaatttaTACCCGCTGATTCCTTTATTCACGTGGATGATTTCTTAAGTGCTCAGGATCTGGCCGCCTTTCTTCTAGAACTAGACAAAGATGACTACAGATACCGACAGTATTTCAACTGGAGATCCAGTTACGGAGTGGTTAGGAACATAGGTTGGGATAACCATTACTGCAAAGCTTGCAAAGTTCTACAGCAATCCCAAGGTTATCAAGTCATTCCAGACTTGgccaaatggtttatttaa